The DNA region TTACGGTTGTACTTATTATTGTGAATTGTTTTGTTTACTATCTTGAGGTTTACGGGCAGCCAGGTTTTGAAAACCTTGTAAAGATGTATGCACTCACTCCCTGCAATGTTAACAAGATTAATGTATATAATTACAATCACTATATTCCTTTTATAAGCCACATGTTTTTGCATGTAAACATTATCCATGTGGCATCCAATATGCTTTTTTTATGGATATTTGGTAATAATATTGAAGATGTTTTAGGCGCTATTCGGTTTTATGCGTTTTACCTTGTGTGTGGGCTTGCTGCTGCTTTAACATTTTATCTTTTTCACCATAACGAATGTACGCCTATTATTGGTGCATCCGGTGCCGTTTCGGGGCTTTTAGGAGGGTATGTGGTTTTGTTCCCGGCAGCACGCATCCGGGTATGGTTTATGTTTTTTATTCTGCGCCTGCCAGCATGGTTTTTTATATTGCTGTGGTTTGTCATGCAACTTTCCAACCTGTATGGCGAAAGATTGGGTATGACGAATGTAGCCTGGTCAGCGCA from Spirochaetota bacterium includes:
- a CDS encoding rhomboid family intramembrane serine protease; translated protein: MFLPYKDENPTHSFPLFTVVLIIVNCFVYYLEVYGQPGFENLVKMYALTPCNVNKINVYNYNHYIPFISHMFLHVNIIHVASNMLFLWIFGNNIEDVLGAIRFYAFYLVCGLAAALTFYLFHHNECTPIIGASGAVSGLLGGYVVLFPAARIRVWFMFFILRLPAWFFILLWFVMQLSNLYGERLGMTNVAWSAHVGGFIAGFILIMFFKKRY